From one Pithys albifrons albifrons isolate INPA30051 chromosome 22, PitAlb_v1, whole genome shotgun sequence genomic stretch:
- the TMEM269 gene encoding transmembrane protein 269 encodes MWMVSPPVGVFQSTKKLVLSERAGRERALEFLRKNAANGLSVANLLAGLSSILCSVNRQYQLSCWLLLLGFLLDLADGAVARQLDACSALGAKLDDFADFTTFGLGTALLLQPQGVLGGLLALAYVLAVFARLCFFSSGIPFTYRGLPCPYPSALLASTFLLSGGHVALLRVAAATMILGMADCGSYPHDRVLESQLWKKLVYAGGVLVVLLAPVAVAAVYCLAWATSYIVFPFALWSCKG; translated from the exons ATGTGGATGGTGTCCCCGCCGGTCG GTGTTTTCCAGTCCACCAAGAAGCTGGTGCTGAGCGAGCGAGCGGGACGGGAGCGGGCGCTGGAATTCCTGCGGAAAAATGCGGCCAACGGGCTCTCCGTGGCCAATCTCCTGGCTGGGCTCTCCTCCATCCTCTGCAGCGTCAACAG GCAGTACCAGCTGTCCTGCTGGCTGCTCCTGCTTGGCTTCCTCCTGGACCTGGCCGACGGTGCCGTGGCGCGACAGCTCGACGCCTGCTCGGCGCTGG GTGCCAAGCTGGACGACTTCGCGGATTTCACCACGTTCGGGCTGGGCACggcgctgctgctgcagccccagggcgTGCTGGGCGGGCTGCTGGCCCTCGCCTACGTCCTGGCCGTGTTCGCCCGGCTCTGCTTCTTCTCCAGCG GGATCCCCTTCACCTACCGGGGGCTGCCCTGCCCGTACCCCTCGGCCCTGCTGGCCAGCACCTTCCTGCTCTCGGGGGGCCACGTGGCGCTGCTGCGCGTGGCCGCGGCCACCATGATCCTGGGCATGGCCGACTGCGGCTCCTACCCCCACGACAGGGTCCTGGAGTCCCAGCTCTGGAAGAAACTGGTTTATGCTGGAG gggtgctggtggtgctgctggcgCCGGTCGCCGTGGCCGCCGTTTATTGCCTGGCCTGGGCCACGTCCTACATCGTGTTCCCCTTCGCCCTCTGGAGCTGCAAGGGCTGA